A part of Aquaspirillum sp. LM1 genomic DNA contains:
- a CDS encoding O-succinylhomoserine sulfhydrylase has product MSHAPLHPETLAIRAGKETSDYQEHSQALFLTSSFKSASAAEAAKLFSGEIPGYTYSRFTNPTVSAFQARLAALEEGERAVATASGMAAIHGVVQAYLSAGDHIVASQSLFGATVQLLSTILTRFGIEVTFVPATDLAAWQAAIQPNTKLFYLETPSNPLTEIIDIRAVADIAHGCGALLAVDNCFCSPALQKPLTLGADLVIHSATKYIDGQGRVLGGAVVGSHELLEKLYLFVRSAGPTLSAFNAWVLLSGLETLFVRMERQCANALQLARWLETHPAIEKVYYPGLESHPQHALAMRQQSAGGAVVSFIVKGGREAAWKLIDSTQLVSITANLGDVKTTITHPATTTHGRVAPEVREKAGIVEGLVRVAVGLEHPADVQADLARGLEG; this is encoded by the coding sequence ATGAGCCACGCCCCGTTGCACCCGGAAACCCTTGCCATCCGCGCCGGCAAGGAAACCTCGGATTATCAGGAACACAGCCAGGCGCTGTTTCTGACTTCCAGCTTCAAATCCGCCTCGGCTGCCGAAGCGGCCAAACTGTTTTCCGGGGAAATCCCCGGCTACACCTACTCGCGCTTTACCAACCCCACCGTCAGCGCCTTCCAGGCCCGGCTGGCGGCGCTGGAAGAAGGCGAGCGGGCGGTAGCCACCGCCAGCGGCATGGCCGCCATTCATGGCGTGGTGCAGGCTTATCTGTCGGCGGGCGACCATATCGTGGCTTCGCAAAGCCTGTTTGGTGCCACCGTTCAGTTGCTGTCCACCATCCTGACCCGGTTTGGCATTGAGGTGACGTTTGTGCCCGCCACCGACCTGGCCGCCTGGCAGGCTGCCATCCAGCCCAATACCAAGCTGTTTTACCTGGAAACCCCGTCCAACCCGCTGACCGAAATCATCGACATCCGCGCCGTGGCCGATATCGCCCATGGCTGCGGTGCGCTGCTGGCGGTGGACAACTGCTTCTGCTCGCCGGCGCTGCAAAAGCCGTTGACCCTGGGCGCCGATCTGGTGATTCACTCCGCCACCAAATACATCGACGGCCAGGGCCGCGTGCTGGGCGGTGCCGTGGTGGGCAGCCATGAACTGCTGGAAAAGCTGTATCTGTTTGTGCGCAGCGCCGGCCCCACCCTGTCGGCATTTAACGCCTGGGTGCTGTTGTCCGGGCTGGAAACCCTGTTTGTGCGCATGGAGCGCCAGTGCGCCAACGCCCTGCAACTGGCCCGCTGGCTGGAAACCCACCCGGCCATCGAAAAAGTGTACTACCCCGGCCTGGAAAGCCACCCGCAGCACGCCCTGGCCATGCGCCAGCAAAGCGCCGGCGGCGCGGTGGTGAGCTTTATCGTCAAGGGCGGGCGCGAAGCGGCGTGGAAGCTGATTGATTCCACCCAGCTGGTGTCAATCACCGCCAACCTGGGCGATGTGAAAACCACCATCACCCACCCGGCCACCACCACGCATGGCCGCGTGGCACCGGAAGTGCGGGAAAAAGCCGGGATTGTCGAAGGCCTGGTGCGGGTGGCGGTGGGGCTGGAACACCCTGCCGATGTGCAGGCCGATCTGGCGCGCGGGCTGGAAGGCTGA
- the hemH gene encoding ferrochelatase, giving the protein MPDFLPEPSFRHDAPARVGVLLLNLGTPAAPTAGALRPYLKQFLSDRRVVELPRWLWALILNGVILNVRPRKSAEKYASIWTPDGSPLLVNTRQQTEALAARLAQDGQAGVVVDFAMRYGQPSVESVIGRLRAQGVDQLLVIPLYPQYAASSSGSALDAVFATLMQLRNMPELRTVRHFHDHPAYIAALASQVRAHWQRHGRGDKLLMSFHGVPRYTLDKGDPYPCECHKTGRLLAEALGLSQADYVVCFQSRFGRTEWVKPYTSDVLRELGRQKVGKLDVICPGFIADCLETLEEIAMEGKETFLTAGGGEYRYLPCLNASPVWVDALAQISREQLAGWLTPKAEDLPARRTRALAMGARA; this is encoded by the coding sequence ATGCCTGATTTTTTGCCTGAACCGAGTTTCCGTCACGATGCCCCGGCGCGTGTGGGCGTGCTGCTGCTGAATCTGGGCACCCCGGCGGCCCCCACGGCGGGTGCCTTGCGCCCCTACCTGAAGCAGTTTTTATCCGACCGGCGGGTGGTGGAGCTGCCGCGCTGGCTGTGGGCGCTGATTCTGAACGGGGTGATCCTAAATGTCCGCCCGCGCAAGTCGGCAGAAAAATACGCCTCCATCTGGACACCGGACGGCTCGCCGCTGCTGGTCAATACCCGCCAGCAGACCGAAGCCCTGGCCGCCCGGCTGGCGCAGGACGGCCAGGCCGGCGTGGTGGTGGATTTTGCCATGCGTTACGGCCAGCCTTCGGTGGAGAGCGTGATTGGCCGGCTGCGCGCCCAGGGCGTGGACCAGCTGCTGGTGATTCCGCTTTACCCGCAATACGCCGCGTCCAGCAGCGGCAGCGCGCTGGATGCGGTGTTTGCCACGCTGATGCAGCTGCGCAATATGCCCGAGCTGCGCACCGTGCGGCATTTTCATGACCACCCGGCCTATATTGCCGCGCTGGCCAGCCAGGTGCGCGCACACTGGCAACGCCATGGCCGGGGCGACAAGCTGCTGATGAGCTTTCATGGCGTGCCGCGCTATACCCTGGACAAGGGCGACCCCTACCCGTGCGAATGCCACAAGACTGGCCGCCTGCTGGCCGAAGCACTCGGGCTGAGTCAGGCCGACTATGTGGTGTGCTTTCAGTCGCGCTTTGGCCGCACCGAGTGGGTGAAGCCGTACACCAGCGACGTGCTGCGCGAACTGGGCCGGCAGAAGGTGGGCAAGCTGGACGTGATCTGCCCTGGTTTTATCGCCGACTGCCTGGAAACCCTGGAAGAAATTGCCATGGAAGGCAAGGAAACCTTTTTGACCGCCGGCGGCGGTGAATACCGCTATCTCCCCTGCCTGAACGCCAGCCCGGTGTGGGTTGACGCCCTGGCCCAGATCAGCCGCGAGCAACTGGCCGGCTGGCTGACACCAAAGGCCGAAGACCTGCCAGCGCGCAGAACCCGCGCACTGGCAATGGGCGCGCGTGCCTGA
- a CDS encoding DNA translocase FtsK, translating into MRILRKRKPAVVRNDAPALPPKLAKLLHQAGWLLALACTLFLLVALASYSPDDNSWSHSADLPAPHNWAGAAGAWLADLLLFVFGLSAWWLAALAGLITWCVYRDDDRLSLSLDLPGLMAYGGFTLLLLCSAAFEAIRLYSLEVALPLSAGGILGGMLGQQLEQLLGFTGATVLLMAGMVAGLALCIQMSWLDAMEAIGGGLEDAWLALRRQVVGDDEDLSSERPAARAEPDRAAAEAPARPDAPDTPEAGDSSAPAMPTPPHAADDAVLTPDGRIEPGMHDDPAHEPPVLDMMEDNAQPEAAEAAQADAPAPASEPTPPPRRNPLAPPRLYLPDPILPPIKLLSAAPASSPSLSAEARDSTARLIESKLAEFGAPVNVVAACPGPVVTRYELAPAAGVKGAQVVSLSKDLARALATPSVRVLETLPGKTCMGLELPNPQRRTVYVSEVIASPAYQSSPSRLSLALGLDIAGQPMVVDLARMPHVLVAGATGSGKSVALNAMLVSLLYKAAPEEVRLLLIDPKMLELSAYQDIPHLLAPVITDMGQAAHALAWCVSEMERRYRLLSAMGVRNLAAYNQKLRDADSRDERIADPFADPDDPQPLDLMPAIVVVVDELANLMLTTGKKVEELIARLAQKARAAGIHLVLATQRPTVDVITGLIKANIPTRIAFEVASKIDSRTILDQMGAETLLGQGDMLYKPSGTDYPLRVHGAWVSDGDVQQVVDFLRRTGRPDYVEGLLDGHPSVGLPRSRRAALPDSMLDPLYDEAVTLVRQSDKASVTHLQRELQVGYNRAIRLMESLEQTGVVSAADSSGNRSVLLSLD; encoded by the coding sequence ATGCGAATTCTGAGAAAACGAAAACCCGCAGTGGTGCGCAACGACGCGCCCGCCCTGCCGCCCAAACTGGCCAAGCTGCTGCACCAGGCCGGCTGGCTGCTGGCGTTGGCCTGCACGCTGTTTCTGCTGGTGGCGCTGGCGAGCTATTCGCCTGACGACAACTCCTGGTCGCACAGCGCCGACTTGCCTGCCCCGCATAACTGGGCCGGGGCGGCGGGCGCGTGGCTGGCCGACTTGCTGCTGTTTGTGTTTGGCCTGTCGGCCTGGTGGCTGGCGGCGCTGGCCGGGCTGATCACCTGGTGTGTCTACCGTGACGACGACCGCCTGTCGCTCAGCCTGGATCTGCCTGGGCTGATGGCCTACGGCGGCTTTACCCTGCTGCTGCTGTGCAGCGCGGCATTTGAGGCCATCCGTTTGTATAGCCTGGAGGTGGCGCTGCCGCTGTCGGCGGGCGGGATTCTGGGCGGCATGCTGGGCCAGCAGCTGGAGCAGTTGCTCGGGTTTACCGGTGCCACCGTGCTGCTGATGGCGGGCATGGTGGCTGGCCTGGCCCTGTGCATCCAGATGTCGTGGCTGGACGCCATGGAAGCCATTGGCGGCGGCCTGGAAGACGCCTGGCTGGCGCTGCGCCGCCAAGTGGTGGGCGACGATGAGGATTTATCCAGCGAACGCCCCGCCGCCCGCGCCGAACCGGACAGGGCCGCCGCTGAGGCACCCGCCAGACCAGACGCACCCGACACCCCTGAGGCGGGCGACAGCAGCGCCCCTGCCATGCCCACGCCCCCCCATGCCGCCGATGACGCCGTGCTGACCCCGGATGGCCGGATTGAACCGGGCATGCACGACGACCCGGCGCATGAGCCGCCGGTGCTGGACATGATGGAAGACAACGCCCAGCCAGAGGCGGCTGAAGCCGCACAGGCCGACGCCCCTGCGCCAGCCAGCGAGCCCACCCCGCCGCCGCGCCGCAACCCGCTGGCCCCGCCCCGGCTCTACCTGCCCGACCCGATTCTGCCGCCGATCAAGCTGCTGAGCGCCGCGCCGGCAAGCTCGCCATCGCTTAGCGCCGAAGCACGGGACAGCACCGCGCGGCTGATTGAAAGCAAGCTGGCCGAATTTGGCGCGCCCGTCAATGTCGTGGCTGCCTGCCCCGGCCCGGTGGTCACCCGCTACGAGCTGGCACCAGCCGCAGGGGTGAAAGGCGCGCAGGTGGTCAGCCTGAGCAAGGACCTGGCCAGGGCGCTGGCCACCCCTTCGGTGCGCGTGCTGGAAACCCTGCCCGGCAAAACCTGCATGGGGCTGGAACTGCCCAATCCACAGCGGCGCACCGTGTATGTATCCGAAGTGATTGCCTCGCCGGCGTATCAGTCCAGCCCGTCGCGGCTGAGCCTGGCGCTGGGCCTGGATATTGCCGGCCAGCCCATGGTGGTGGACCTGGCGCGCATGCCGCATGTGCTGGTGGCGGGGGCCACTGGCTCGGGCAAGTCGGTGGCGCTGAACGCCATGCTGGTCTCGCTGCTGTACAAGGCCGCGCCAGAAGAAGTGCGTTTGCTGCTGATTGATCCAAAAATGCTGGAACTGTCGGCCTATCAGGATATTCCGCACCTGCTGGCACCGGTGATTACCGACATGGGCCAGGCCGCCCACGCGCTGGCCTGGTGTGTCAGCGAAATGGAGCGCCGCTACCGGCTGCTGTCGGCCATGGGCGTGCGCAATCTGGCCGCCTACAACCAGAAACTGCGCGACGCCGACAGCCGCGACGAGCGGATTGCCGATCCGTTTGCCGACCCGGATGACCCCCAGCCGCTGGACCTGATGCCCGCCATCGTGGTGGTGGTGGACGAGCTGGCCAATCTGATGCTGACCACCGGCAAGAAAGTGGAAGAACTGATTGCCCGGCTGGCGCAAAAAGCCCGCGCTGCCGGCATTCATCTGGTGCTGGCCACCCAGCGCCCGACGGTGGACGTGATTACCGGCCTGATCAAGGCCAATATCCCAACGCGGATTGCCTTTGAAGTGGCGTCCAAGATCGACAGCCGCACCATTCTTGACCAGATGGGCGCAGAAACCCTGCTGGGCCAGGGCGATATGCTATACAAGCCCTCCGGCACCGACTATCCGCTGCGCGTGCATGGCGCGTGGGTCAGCGATGGCGATGTGCAGCAGGTGGTGGATTTTCTGCGCCGCACCGGTCGCCCCGACTACGTGGAAGGCCTGCTCGACGGCCATCCGTCGGTGGGCCTGCCGCGTTCGCGCCGTGCCGCGCTGCCAGACAGCATGCTCGACCCGCTGTACGACGAGGCAGTCACCCTGGTGCGGCAAAGTGACAAAGCCTCGGTCACCCATCTGCAGCGCGAGCTGCAAGTGGGCTACAACCGCGCCATCCGGCTGATGGAAAGCCTGGAGCAAACCGGCGTGGTGTCCGCCGCAGACAGCAGCGGCAACCGCAGCGTGCTGCTCAGCCTGGATTGA
- a CDS encoding glycine zipper 2TM domain-containing protein, whose amino-acid sequence MIRQLSIGLMAVLLASSLGACADMNKRQRNTAIGAAVGGVAGSVLTGGSTVGTVGGAVVGGVIGNQTTPKK is encoded by the coding sequence ATGATCCGTCAATTGAGTATCGGCCTGATGGCCGTATTGCTGGCAAGCAGCCTGGGCGCCTGCGCCGACATGAACAAGCGTCAGCGCAATACCGCAATTGGCGCGGCGGTGGGCGGCGTGGCCGGGTCGGTGCTGACTGGTGGCAGCACGGTGGGCACCGTGGGCGGGGCTGTGGTGGGCGGGGTGATTGGCAACCAGACCACGCCAAAGAAATAA
- a CDS encoding CBS domain-containing protein codes for MDALFHPLPTTPLPANTDLLHLEDRPGRPVTHDSCALEVMTDLRVLDPVSIIEDATLDAAHALMVSRAIRLLFITDDEGHLTGLVTATDVLGERPMQRIHQDGKRHSELLVREVMTPRAELDTLMLKDVSHAKVGQLIATMKQLGRQHALVVEHNAHSGHHELCGLFSTSHIARRLGVSLNFIRVPQTFSEIQQRLTHPA; via the coding sequence ATGGACGCCCTGTTTCATCCCCTGCCCACCACCCCGCTGCCCGCCAACACCGATCTGCTGCACCTGGAAGACCGCCCTGGTCGCCCGGTAACCCACGACAGCTGTGCGCTGGAGGTGATGACCGACCTGCGCGTGCTCGATCCGGTCAGCATCATCGAAGACGCCACGCTGGACGCCGCCCATGCGCTGATGGTCAGCCGCGCCATCCGCCTGCTGTTCATCACCGACGACGAAGGCCACCTGACCGGCCTGGTCACCGCCACCGACGTGCTTGGCGAACGGCCCATGCAGCGCATCCACCAGGATGGCAAACGCCACAGCGAACTGCTGGTGCGCGAGGTAATGACCCCGCGCGCCGAACTGGACACGCTGATGCTCAAGGATGTCAGCCACGCCAAGGTGGGCCAGCTGATTGCCACGATGAAACAGCTGGGCCGTCAACATGCGCTGGTAGTCGAGCATAATGCCCACAGCGGCCATCACGAGTTGTGCGGGCTGTTTTCCACCTCGCATATTGCCCGCCGGCTGGGCGTTTCGCTGAACTTCATCCGCGTGCCGCAAACCTTCTCGGAAATCCAGCAGCGCCTGACTCACCCGGCCTGA
- a CDS encoding LysE/ArgO family amino acid transporter, which yields MAFSAAAYGAGLSVGLGLLVAIGPQNAFVLKQGIARAHSGTVVAVCIACDILLITLGVVGLGQTLSRSPHWVQWATWGGAGFLALYGLRAFWAAWRPGALDTRGTVQTTRRGAILTTLAFTLLNPYVYLDTVVLMGTVSSRFGEALWAYWLGCVSAAVLWFASIGFLAGKLAPLFARPASWRVLDSVVGVVMCATAWHLLTHFA from the coding sequence ATGGCATTCAGTGCAGCAGCGTATGGTGCCGGCCTGTCGGTGGGGCTGGGTTTACTGGTGGCCATTGGCCCGCAAAACGCTTTTGTGCTCAAGCAGGGCATTGCCAGGGCGCATAGTGGTACGGTGGTGGCGGTATGCATTGCCTGTGACATCCTGTTGATCACCCTGGGGGTGGTCGGGCTGGGGCAAACCCTCAGCCGCTCGCCACACTGGGTGCAGTGGGCCACCTGGGGTGGGGCCGGGTTTCTGGCGCTGTATGGCCTGCGGGCGTTCTGGGCGGCGTGGCGGCCCGGCGCGCTGGACACCCGTGGCACGGTGCAAACCACCCGGCGCGGGGCGATTCTCACCACGCTGGCGTTCACCCTGCTCAATCCTTATGTCTATCTGGACACCGTGGTGCTGATGGGCACGGTGTCCAGCCGGTTTGGCGAGGCGCTGTGGGCGTACTGGCTGGGCTGTGTCAGCGCTGCCGTGCTGTGGTTTGCCAGCATTGGCTTTCTGGCGGGCAAGCTGGCCCCGCTGTTTGCCCGCCCGGCCAGCTGGCGGGTGCTCGACAGCGTGGTGGGCGTGGTGATGTGCGCCACCGCCTGGCATTTGCTCACCCACTTTGCCTGA
- a CDS encoding TIGR01621 family pseudouridine synthase gives MFDLIALTPRWLVIDKHPDVSFHREQAEHGLLDAIRAHTGLSALYPVHRLDAMTSGLLLFARDPATAAELGRAWQAGEVGKLYLAIAPGKPSKKQGWVKGDMDKSRRGGWKLLHSQHNPAITWFDSCSLAPGLRLYLLRPYTGRTHQLRVALKSLGVPILGDPLYAPAGQASDRGYLHAALLEFPLEGQRWCYQRLPSRGALFTEPGCQAQMAALLADSVAQGKTLPLATPARPPGDAPQT, from the coding sequence ATGTTTGACCTGATTGCGCTGACCCCACGCTGGCTGGTGATCGACAAGCATCCGGATGTGTCTTTTCATCGTGAACAGGCCGAGCATGGCCTGCTGGACGCCATCCGCGCCCATACCGGGCTGAGTGCGCTGTACCCGGTGCACCGGCTGGACGCCATGACATCCGGCCTGCTGCTGTTTGCCCGCGACCCCGCCACCGCCGCCGAACTGGGCCGCGCCTGGCAGGCGGGCGAGGTGGGCAAGCTGTATCTGGCCATTGCACCGGGCAAACCCAGCAAAAAACAGGGCTGGGTGAAGGGCGATATGGACAAATCGCGTCGTGGCGGCTGGAAGCTGCTGCATAGCCAGCACAATCCGGCCATCACCTGGTTTGACAGCTGCAGCCTGGCCCCCGGCCTGCGCCTGTATCTGCTGCGCCCCTATACTGGCCGCACCCACCAGCTGCGGGTGGCGCTGAAAAGCCTGGGCGTGCCGATTCTGGGCGATCCGCTGTATGCACCTGCCGGACAAGCTAGCGACCGTGGCTATCTGCACGCGGCATTGCTGGAGTTTCCACTGGAGGGACAGCGCTGGTGCTACCAGCGGCTGCCCAGCCGGGGGGCCTTGTTTACCGAGCCGGGTTGTCAGGCGCAGATGGCGGCGCTGCTGGCCGACAGTGTGGCGCAGGGCAAAACCCTGCCCTTGGCCACCCCGGCCCGCCCCCCCGGTGACGCGCCACAGACGTAA
- the mnmC gene encoding bifunctional tRNA (5-methylaminomethyl-2-thiouridine)(34)-methyltransferase MnmD/FAD-dependent 5-carboxymethylaminomethyl-2-thiouridine(34) oxidoreductase MnmC, which yields MTSSASPLLDWQDGQPLSTRFGDRYFSRHSGMDESRHVFLQHNHLAERWAALPQGGRFVIGETGFGTGLNFLCAWQLWRQHAPAQARLHFISTEKYPLAPAELAQALALWPELAELAHQLQAQYAVLPPGWHRFHFDADRVTLTLLVGDALDTLPQLDRASSQVDAWFLDGFAPACNPELWSPALFAQLARLSAPGASFATFTSAGVVKRGLAEAGFSVRRARGFRYKWHMLCGNWQGEPACAWQPPWYAWPAHVGEQRALVIGGGISGAAAAASLARRGWQVTVLEQQAQLADGASGNAQGVLHTKLSPHLTPLTRLLLSGYAYSLRQLHHGLPRGEAWDACGIVQLGFDADEQQRHAGLAALGLPAEVLHAVSAEQASALTGLTLDHGGLWLGQGGWVHPPAWVRQLAATPGISVELGCTIDTLSHDGQHWLAHARDGRQWRSPVVVVATAHHAARFAQLAHLPLNPIRGQVSHAAATPASQALRAVLCGESYISPARLGQHCFGATFRFKQTELAVTTEEHQENLGKLATLTADGWARLGGAALTPAQLGGRSGWRATTPDYLPLVGPVAQAEQFAQHYPTPERCGPRQPGPAAPWWPGLYVSLAHGSRGLITAPLAGETLAAALHGDPAPLPGPLLEALHPNRFLLRAQKRRHAPELRP from the coding sequence ATGACCTCCTCTGCTTCTCCCCTGCTTGACTGGCAAGATGGCCAGCCGCTGTCCACCCGCTTTGGTGACCGCTATTTTTCCCGCCACAGCGGCATGGACGAAAGCCGCCATGTGTTTCTGCAACATAACCACCTGGCCGAGCGCTGGGCGGCGTTGCCGCAAGGCGGACGCTTTGTGATTGGCGAAACCGGCTTTGGCACCGGGCTGAATTTTCTCTGCGCCTGGCAGCTGTGGCGTCAGCACGCTCCGGCGCAGGCACGGCTGCATTTCATCAGCACAGAAAAATACCCATTGGCCCCTGCCGAGCTGGCGCAGGCGCTGGCCTTGTGGCCAGAGCTGGCCGAGCTGGCCCACCAATTGCAGGCGCAGTACGCCGTGCTGCCGCCGGGCTGGCACCGCTTTCATTTTGACGCCGACCGCGTCACCCTGACCCTGCTGGTGGGCGACGCGCTGGACACCCTGCCGCAGCTGGATCGGGCCAGCAGCCAGGTGGATGCCTGGTTTCTGGATGGCTTTGCCCCGGCGTGCAACCCGGAATTATGGTCGCCCGCGCTGTTTGCCCAGCTGGCGCGACTGTCGGCACCAGGGGCCAGCTTTGCCACCTTTACCTCGGCGGGCGTGGTCAAGCGTGGGCTGGCCGAGGCCGGCTTCAGCGTGCGCCGTGCGCGCGGGTTTCGCTATAAATGGCATATGTTGTGCGGCAATTGGCAGGGCGAACCGGCCTGCGCCTGGCAGCCGCCGTGGTATGCCTGGCCGGCGCATGTTGGCGAGCAACGGGCGCTGGTGATTGGCGGCGGGATTTCCGGTGCGGCGGCGGCGGCCAGCCTGGCACGGCGCGGCTGGCAAGTCACCGTGCTGGAGCAGCAGGCACAGTTGGCCGACGGCGCTTCCGGCAACGCTCAGGGCGTGTTGCACACCAAGCTGTCGCCACACCTCACCCCGCTGACCCGGCTATTGCTGTCTGGCTACGCCTACAGCCTGCGCCAGCTGCACCACGGCCTGCCGCGCGGCGAGGCGTGGGACGCCTGCGGTATTGTCCAGCTGGGCTTTGACGCCGACGAGCAGCAGCGCCACGCCGGCCTGGCCGCGCTGGGTCTGCCCGCCGAGGTGCTGCACGCCGTCAGCGCCGAACAGGCCAGCGCCCTGACCGGGCTGACGCTCGACCACGGCGGGCTGTGGCTGGGGCAGGGGGGCTGGGTGCATCCACCGGCCTGGGTGCGGCAACTGGCCGCCACGCCAGGCATCAGCGTGGAACTGGGCTGCACCATCGACACCCTTAGCCACGATGGCCAGCACTGGCTGGCCCACGCCCGCGATGGCCGCCAGTGGCGCAGCCCGGTGGTGGTGGTGGCCACCGCCCATCACGCCGCCCGGTTTGCCCAACTGGCGCACCTGCCGCTGAACCCGATTCGCGGCCAGGTGTCGCACGCTGCCGCCACCCCGGCCAGCCAGGCCCTGCGTGCGGTGTTGTGCGGCGAATCGTATATTTCACCGGCCCGGCTGGGCCAGCACTGCTTTGGGGCCACCTTCCGCTTCAAGCAGACTGAACTGGCGGTGACCACCGAAGAACATCAGGAAAACCTGGGAAAACTGGCCACGCTCACCGCCGACGGCTGGGCGCGGCTGGGCGGTGCGGCGTTAACGCCGGCGCAGCTGGGCGGCCGTTCTGGCTGGCGCGCCACCACCCCAGACTACCTGCCGCTGGTAGGCCCGGTGGCGCAGGCCGAGCAATTTGCCCAGCACTACCCCACGCCAGAACGCTGCGGCCCGCGCCAGCCAGGCCCGGCTGCGCCGTGGTGGCCGGGGCTGTATGTGTCGCTGGCGCATGGCTCACGCGGGCTGATCACCGCGCCGCTGGCCGGCGAAACGCTGGCTGCCGCCCTGCACGGCGACCCAGCCCCGCTGCCCGGCCCGCTGCTGGAGGCCCTGCACCCCAACCGCTTTTTACTGCGCGCACAAAAACGCCGCCATGCCCCGGAGCTCCGCCCATGA
- a CDS encoding crotonase/enoyl-CoA hydratase family protein, protein MTHPSVRTELADGIAQLTLNRPDKSNAFDADMWQALHDALRWADDTPEVRVVILSGAGKNFCAGIDLAMLMNIQQTIQNDCEGRKREALRRLILQLQGDISSLEHCRKPVIAAIHGACVGGAIDLITAADIRFASADAYFAVREIDMGMTADVGTLQRLPRIVGEGVARELCLTGRRVDAAEAAALRLVNRVLDTPEALLAHARQVAAEIAGKSPLAVRGTKQVLNYSRDHSVADSLEYVANWNAAMLLSADIQQAVMASMSKTPAQFAD, encoded by the coding sequence GTGACCCATCCCTCTGTGCGCACCGAACTGGCCGATGGCATTGCCCAGCTGACGCTGAACCGCCCGGACAAATCCAACGCCTTTGACGCCGACATGTGGCAGGCGCTGCACGACGCGCTGCGCTGGGCTGACGACACACCGGAAGTGCGGGTGGTGATCCTCAGCGGCGCGGGCAAGAATTTTTGCGCGGGGATTGATCTGGCCATGCTGATGAATATCCAGCAAACCATCCAGAACGACTGCGAAGGCCGCAAGCGTGAAGCGCTGCGCCGGCTGATCCTGCAGCTGCAGGGGGATATTTCCAGCCTGGAACACTGCCGCAAGCCGGTGATTGCCGCCATTCACGGTGCCTGTGTCGGCGGTGCCATCGACCTGATCACCGCCGCCGACATCCGCTTTGCCAGCGCCGACGCCTATTTTGCCGTGCGTGAAATCGACATGGGCATGACCGCCGATGTGGGCACCCTGCAACGGCTGCCGCGCATTGTGGGCGAAGGCGTGGCACGCGAGCTATGCCTGACTGGCCGCCGGGTGGACGCTGCCGAAGCTGCCGCGCTGCGGCTGGTCAACCGGGTGCTGGATACGCCGGAGGCGTTGCTGGCGCATGCCCGCCAGGTGGCCGCCGAGATTGCCGGCAAATCGCCGCTGGCGGTGCGCGGCACCAAGCAGGTGCTCAACTACAGCCGCGACCACAGCGTGGCCGACAGCCTGGAATATGTGGCCAACTGGAACGCCGCCATGCTGCTGTCGGCGGATATCCAGCAGGCGGTGATGGCCAGCATGAGTAAAACCCCGGCGCAATTTGCCGATTAA
- a CDS encoding cupin domain-containing protein, whose protein sequence is MTLSHYAKQSAYLTKDGSEIRELMHPSVHGNQAQSLAEARLPAGCQTLAHRHRRSEELYHVTHGHGWLHRDGQRHWLQAGDTALIPPGCVHWLDNPGPDALVLLCCCAPAYAHDDTELVDATATGADDV, encoded by the coding sequence ATGACGCTGAGCCACTACGCCAAACAGAGCGCCTACCTGACCAAGGATGGCTCGGAAATCCGCGAGCTGATGCACCCATCGGTGCACGGCAACCAGGCGCAAAGCCTGGCCGAAGCCCGTTTGCCCGCCGGCTGCCAGACCCTGGCCCACCGCCATCGGCGCAGCGAGGAGCTGTATCACGTCACCCACGGCCATGGCTGGCTGCACCGCGATGGCCAGCGCCACTGGCTGCAAGCCGGCGATACCGCGCTGATTCCCCCCGGCTGCGTCCACTGGCTGGACAACCCCGGCCCTGATGCGCTGGTGCTGCTGTGCTGCTGCGCCCCGGCCTACGCCCACGACGACACCGAGCTGGTGGATGCAACCGCCACTGGAGCCGACGATGTTTGA